The sequence TAGTTTCCTTTAGAACTAATCCAGTTCACTAGCAGCCGACgtcgcatttaaaaaatagagcACGGCTAGCGTGGGCGCCTGAAATCTTCTTAGAAGCAGGTGGCTATTCGAAGGGAAAcgtaattttaaaacatttaaaagttttaaaggtaaataagagttttttttttattcgtcttTTTGTCAACGAGAGATTAGAACAATTATTTTGACATGAGCTGCCATGACAATTTAGATCTTCCGCTGCTCAGCTTGGGAAGTGATTACAAAGTAGAACATTACATGTTGAGATTGACTTGTGACGTAGAACAGCGATGTTTTAGCGGTGAGGTTTATGTGTTTATCGAGCAAGTTGGGTCAGGGTCAACCCTAACTTTAGATTTAAAAGATCTACACATTGATACAGTTGAAGAAGTGAATGCCGATGAGGAAGAAGTATCAACCCTCTTAGATAGTTTTGACAAACGGAAGAGTAatgaattgtttatttattggacttcaaagaaagagagacaagCATTAAACCCAAGCTTGGAAAGTTGGTGTATCAAAGTTGAAAacctccaaaagaaaaaagctgttCTTTGTTTTACTTACCGAACAAAGCCAGAAGGTAGTTCAGTGTCCTGGTTTCTTGATGACGATGGGAAATGTTGCTGCCTTACTACAGGAAGCTTAGTCAACAATAGATCTCTCTTTCCTTATCAAGATGCACCAACACTGATGGCTACCTGGCAGTTATTATTGCAAGTGCCCAGTGGTTTCGTTGCAACTACTACTGGTGATGACAGAGGATTTTTAACCGATATgggcatttatttttacacatctatgCTACTACCACTGTCTACATTTGCTCTTGCAATCGGAAAATGGAAACGTGAAGAGATCCCTTTTCATTTGGAATCGAAAACACCCGATGATAGAATAATAGAATGTCGACATCCGTATTACCCTTGCCCTTTCGCCCATTCAGACTTTGCTGGTCCTGAAATCCCTTGTCAAATGTTCTATTCGAATTCCTGCGATCCATCGCTATTTAAGGATTACATTCCTTCTTCGATTGAAGCCATATTTCACATCTTGGGAAGACATGTTGTCCCGAAACTGGATTTTGTAATCATGCCTCGGTCAGTGACTTGTCTTGGATTCGCTTCTCCGGGATTAATTTTGATCTCGCCCAGTATTCTTTACGGCCATTCACCAATGTTGGCTAGACTAGGCCATGAAATTAGCCACTCTTGGTTCGGCATTAATATCGGGCCTAAAAATTGGAATGAAGAGTGGATCAGTGAAGGCTTTGCAACGTTCATGgaggtaatttttttaaatgattttttaaatcgtaTTTTCGCATTATTTcgtattcgttttttttttgttataggATGTGGTCGACTTGAAGATGTCCAAATTTGCTCGTCGAAGTGAACTCATGGAGCTGAAAGCAATTAATCGATATCAGATTCTAAAGTCGGACTGTCAGAATGTGGATCCGTTTCTTCAAAGTGTCAGTTCATTGAATCCGGAAACTAATGTTGTGATCAATGGATTGCATCGGGATAAAACAGTCTCGCAAATACCCTATCTAAAAGGTTATTTTTTCCTAGTCCAATTGGTCAAAATTGTTGGCTTAGACCCCCTCCTGGTAGCTCTGAAATGCTATGTTGAATATTTTCACGGTTGTTTGATAACAACAACGGAGTGCGTCGATTTCTTTTGTCATCAGTTTCAGCAAAAGGAAGAGATTCGTCATCATTCCCAGCTTTGGCTGTACAATTCATCCTTGCCCGAATGGAAACCTGAATTTTCCACCATGAACATTCTTGATGCACAAGTCACTCAACATCTTGAATATTGGAAGCGGCCAAGAGGAAATCCACCTTTATTTCCTTTTGCCCAAGCCATGCCTGATCAAGTGCTTGCTTTATTGGATCGCTTATTGGAACAAGAAAGCAAGTTGATATCCGCGAAAAGCGTGCGCCTTCTTATGGGTCACTACGAGCCTCATTTAATTAATGCGGATACGCACCATCGAGCTTGTGAATTGATTGTTGCCCAGCAATGTGCTAGGCTATTGCCAATGGTTCGCGAGTTTTTACTGCAGCATCCGGCCATGGGCGCTTATCTTTACGGAGAACTTGTCCACACTAATCGTCCCCAGTTTCAGACCGTTGCTAGGGAAACGTATCTTCACCTAGAAAGCAAATTGGACACcaatttcaaaactattatAAGAGACCTTATCTTCTAGCGACTGAAATAAATATGTATTTATCTTTAATCTTtcattttgtgtgttgtttcaTTTAAGATGGTCAGCGCCTGGTATATGGACGACTCTGATGAGGATCAGCGTTTGGATCACCAGAAAAACCCACCCCAACCGGTTGACATGAAAGATCTAGTCACGCTAACTGGAGTCCTTTACTGGAAGgttagtattattattattattgttttcctctttaCAGCATGGTCAATCTTGTTGCTTTAACTCGTTTCAGCTAAACCTCGATTCTTATGAGGAAGACGGTGTACTTGATAAAATCAAGAAAGATAGAGGTTATACCTACGAGGATGTTATCGAAATTTCACCCGAGAAATTGCCCAATTACGAAGAAAAGGTATAAGGCATCCTAACTGTCataattttattgaaaacgctaatttcatttttaaaaacaaatgatataGTTAAAGATTTTCTTCTCGGAGCATTTGCATACTGACGAAGAAATTCGTTTCGTATTGAGTGGATCCGGCTTCTTCGATGTGAGAGACGCCAAAAATGATAGCTGGATTCGCATCAAAGTAGAAGCTGGTGATTTACTCGTTTTGCCGGCTGGCATTTACCATCGTTTTACCCTGGATTCCTTGGTTCGTTATTGcgtcatttgatttttctcttAGTCTCCATTCATTCAACTTAATTCAAACGGTTTATAAttctgtaattttttttggactTACCCGTAGAACTATATCAAGGCCAAGCGTTTCTTTGTTGGTGAACCAATCTGGACACCATACAACCGACCAGCTGATGAAATGCCTGCCCGCCGTGATTATCTGGCATCCGTCCGAGCCTAACTGACCAAGTGATacttatctttatttttctataataTCAGTAGATTTAATTAGCCCTAATTGATCATGTAATACTCTCCTTACTGCTGTTATTGACTGGTTGCTACACTGGTCTTTTATTCTCCAATTAAAATTTGGCTCAAAAGCAACGTGTCAACCTTCTAGAATCGACGGGCATTTGATTCAATgccaatttttgagaattgaaGGAGGTcgtagccaaaaaaaaacaaaattgtgaaAGTTACATATAATTGTTGCCTGAAAAGCCGCTCTCAGCAGATTGAAAACCAGATTATTGGCTTCTCAAAATTTTGCTACTAATGGAGCgaacaaaaaaaccttttagAGGTTGAAACAATTGACGTTTTAtagtaaattttatttttatttaaagagtTAACAATGATTAGATACCGCCTCAACGAATGTTTAAGTATGCAGCCTAGTTGTGCGTCGAGGTCATGAGAGCGTCCAAATACtattactattttttatagttttggtTTTGCACGACAAGATGGCTATCTCTCGCAAAAAGATGTACCTTGAAAGAGCTCTTGCTGCGCGTCAAACAATTCCATCAATCGTTCCAGCGGTTAGCCAAAATACCTATATCCTTTTCTAATCTTTTTGAATCAAGAATCCAACAACTTGAAGCGAAacgtgtttcattttttttgttcctaaCCAGACAGCTTTTTTAATGGCGGAAGTTATTGCAGGTTTAACCTACTTCCGTGAGTACAAACGCAAGtggcagaaaacaaaaagtgggaAATGCGTAAccgctttcttttcttcatttagtCCTGCATTTGACGACTAAATGCGGCCATTTTTTCTCCGTCAGGATTTCCAAACGTCTCGTAAATATCGTCTTCGAGTCTAGAAAATTTAATGAGATGCAGATAAGGTGCTTGGAAACAATGCGATAATTACATAGAAAAGCAACACGTACATGTTTCGCTACATCAAGAGCTAAATTTGGATCCGGGATGTAGTTGACTCATCTGCATCGAAAGATGCTGGGTTTGTTGCCGTGTGAGGGTGCAGTCAAGTCGCCAGACGCGTTCTCCTCTCCAGGTTATTCCTCCGCTTCCAAGGACGGTAATATTTTCGTGCtttaacaaaagaataatactttctttttacatttctgTTTTGTACACAATTTATTTCAGAGGGAATAATGACTTCAAAGTTTTTTCAACCACAGCAAGTGTTGGAAAAATGCCAGAGGGAAAATGATGTTTTCATCCAACGTATGTAATGGGAAATCTGTTGGCCGTGTGTTGCATATTTGCACCTGTTGACCGGTCGGAAAATGACATTGTAGGAGTAATGGTAACATCGTACTTTAATCTTCTGGCAACTCTATAATTTTGGTTTACAGGCCGTTGTTTAACGTTCATTGCCAAATGCCGGCCTTGGAAATCCTTTAATGTTTCGCAAAGCTTAAGCTAAGCAGTCAACAAGTATGGGCCACCGTTGGAACGATTTGCTAAGCTTCTTATAACCAGAGTTGAGTCTATTTCCTTGTCTCCAAAGTTTCCTTTCCCAAGGACGCTTTGAATGACCATTTCAAGCTAGCGGGCACCTTGGCCAGTCACACACAACCAAACaacctttcctttttatcttcCAATTCGCCGTTTCTGGCATACTTAAACGAAAGTGATGGTGTGTGTTGTATTGCAACGACCTCGACAGAGACGCATGTTTTTATTAACAGAAGAGCTACGCCCAAATTTTATTTGCCTACTTTCCAGTGTATAATGATGCTGATTTAGGGAAAAGGAGAGGCTGGCAGTACCGTCCTTTCCTTTATGCGTTCATTACGAACATTTTTACATGAGAAGATGTGATCAATCGTTGGGCGTTCATGCGGCGAAACGCAAAAAAATCGAGTGAATTACGTAGAAAGTGAGAATTGAAGTTAGTGCTGACTCAACGGGAGCGCGGCAAGTACGTATTTTTATGTTCAAATAACGAGATTctttatttagaaaattgtCGAGCAATGGGCGTCGTTCTGCATCAATTTGCCAGTTAACGTTggagaaaatttctttctttgctttcgTCATCGTTTTCGCAGCTGCCGCATTAGCACCCCTGCTGAAATGAATGTTTTCATCCTCCTTCCGACGCCCTTTTTCggattatttgtattttagaGATTCTGGAAGGTATCAAAAGAAGTGGTACAAGTGTTGTTGGCCTGCGGAGGTGAGGGGGAGGCTTCGAAAGTGGGTCATTGGCCTAACGGGGGTTCACATCGGCTGGTCTATACCAGCTGCCTGCGTCGAAGTCCCCAAGTTGAGCTCCAACTCTCGTCAAGACTCCACGTGTTTTGTGTGCGTGTACGTCATTCGTTCACGCAGTGCAGTCGAAGCTTGTTTGCTTAATCGTAGTGATACATCCGTGACATTCCGCGCATTGAATCACAAAAGAAATCGTTGACAGTAATCGGACCCAGTTCTGGTATTCCAAGACATAATTTGAGAGCCCTACTTTTGTGTTTAACCGACTGGCCTAAATTCTATCGCGTACCAATTGCTTAGTGAACTAAGATTTCGTTCGTTCAAACAATTCCCCCGTTAGAATTTCGATATTGAGGGTACCTATTTCATGGGAGGTCGACTTGCCTTGTGTTTACATAGGAAAATGTCGTACGATAATTGAAGCCGTTTTTCAGCCTTTCAAACAGCTGACTGAGAGAAATCGCCGAGTTTAACACAGAGAGTGAAAGTCATGCGAGTGTGTACAGGGAGTGGAAGAGGCCAGTGAAAAGTGAAAGAGTCGAGTTTCCTTTAATTCAATTCTTGCGCAGACACACGCACCCACTCACACTCCGAAAAAGGTGGCGAGAATTTTAATATAGAAGCGACAGGCGAACTTTTGGCTGGCCTTGACTCTGCCCACATTTCGTTTTCTACTGAACAGACGTCTTTTATTCTCCCACAATCAGCAAGTGACTCGGGAAAAATCTCACCACCATCAAGAATGTCTTCCCGGATCCTCTTCCTGCtaccctttttgtttttacttcaCTTACAAGTTTCTTATTGCGTTTACATTCCACCGGGACCCAAATATCCGTGTCCGCAAGAACCAAGGCTTATCTATCCATGCGTCTGCATCCGAGGTGCTGACACTGGTCTGGTACGTAAAATAATTCAtacttaaataaaaaatactaaCCCTTTTTAATCAAATCTTGAAAATATTCGCAGGTGATACATTGCAATCGAACTAATTTGGCTACATTGTCTGTTGGAATCAATAACGCCCGAGCACCAATTGATGAGCTACTTATCTCACATTCTCGCATTACTCGGTATGATAATTATTTCCTTCACTTTTAGCTGGTGTCATTTCTATGATGTTGAACCAAGGTTGTACGGGCCATTGTTCCATAACATCGAGATTCGTCGACTCGCCATCATTGACACGCCTCTGAGTTATATAGAAGATGACGTCTTCCTTGGCGTATCCAACTCAACGCTCGTCATGCTTAACCTCACGCGGACGGAGCTGGTAGAAATACCCGAGGGTCTAAAAAAGCTCTCGTCTTTGACCGTTTTGCGAGTGGATCAAAGCAAACTTGATAACGTTTCTAGTCGAGCGTTTGCCGGCCTTCATTTGGAAGAGTTGCGTTTGATAAACGCAAACATCTCGCAACTGATGCCAGAGGCTTTTGCCGGCCTCGACAAGTTGAAGATGCTCGACTTGCACGGCAATCAATTGAAAGATATACCTAAAGGTATCTTCCAGCCTCTGCGCAACTTGGAAGTCCTCGACGTCGGTCACAACTTCCTGTCGAAATTACAACCGACCTACTTCTCCGATCTCGCTAAGCTTATCAACGTTAACGTGTCACACAACGGACTGACTGAATATCCTCGCGGAGTCTTTGCACGCAACACggtaataaaaaacaatcgcCCTTACTGaatttgatgttttatttcaaaactcgTTCTCTGTTTCAGGTGTTGCGAGTAATTAATATGAGTGGGAATAAGATTCAAAAATTGGATTCCAATTCGTTCCGCGGAATGCGCTTCCTCCGTCGACTTTA comes from Daphnia carinata strain CSIRO-1 chromosome 2, CSIRO_AGI_Dcar_HiC_V3, whole genome shotgun sequence and encodes:
- the LOC130701687 gene encoding aminopeptidase O-like isoform X2 codes for the protein MSCHDNLDLPLLSLGSDYKVEHYMLRLTCDVEQRCFSGEVYVFIEQVGSGSTLTLDLKDLHIDTVEEKERQALNPSLESWCIKVENLQKKKAVLCFTYRTKPEGSSVSWFLDDDGKCCCLTTGSLVNNRSLFPYQDAPTLMATWQLLLQVPSGFVATTTGDDRGFLTDMGIYFYTSMLLPLSTFALAIGKWKREEIPFHLESKTPDDRIIECRHPYYPCPFAHSDFAGPEIPCQMFYSNSCDPSLFKDYIPSSIEAIFHILGRHVVPKLDFVIMPRSVTCLGFASPGLILISPSILYGHSPMLARLGHEISHSWFGINIGPKNWNEEWISEGFATFMEDVVDLKMSKFARRSELMELKAINRYQILKSDCQNVDPFLQSVSSLNPETNVVINGLHRDKTVSQIPYLKGYFFLVQLVKIVGLDPLLVALKCYVEYFHGCLITTTECVDFFCHQFQQKEEIRHHSQLWLYNSSLPEWKPEFSTMNILDAQVTQHLEYWKRPRGNPPLFPFAQAMPDQVLALLDRLLEQESKLISAKSVRLLMGHYEPHLINADTHHRACELIVAQQCARLLPMVREFLLQHPAMGAYLYGELVHTNRPQFQTVARETYLHLESKLDTNFKTIIRDLIF
- the LOC130701687 gene encoding aminopeptidase O-like isoform X1 encodes the protein MSCHDNLDLPLLSLGSDYKVEHYMLRLTCDVEQRCFSGEVYVFIEQVGSGSTLTLDLKDLHIDTVEEVNADEEEVSTLLDSFDKRKSNELFIYWTSKKERQALNPSLESWCIKVENLQKKKAVLCFTYRTKPEGSSVSWFLDDDGKCCCLTTGSLVNNRSLFPYQDAPTLMATWQLLLQVPSGFVATTTGDDRGFLTDMGIYFYTSMLLPLSTFALAIGKWKREEIPFHLESKTPDDRIIECRHPYYPCPFAHSDFAGPEIPCQMFYSNSCDPSLFKDYIPSSIEAIFHILGRHVVPKLDFVIMPRSVTCLGFASPGLILISPSILYGHSPMLARLGHEISHSWFGINIGPKNWNEEWISEGFATFMEDVVDLKMSKFARRSELMELKAINRYQILKSDCQNVDPFLQSVSSLNPETNVVINGLHRDKTVSQIPYLKGYFFLVQLVKIVGLDPLLVALKCYVEYFHGCLITTTECVDFFCHQFQQKEEIRHHSQLWLYNSSLPEWKPEFSTMNILDAQVTQHLEYWKRPRGNPPLFPFAQAMPDQVLALLDRLLEQESKLISAKSVRLLMGHYEPHLINADTHHRACELIVAQQCARLLPMVREFLLQHPAMGAYLYGELVHTNRPQFQTVARETYLHLESKLDTNFKTIIRDLIF
- the LOC130701688 gene encoding LOW QUALITY PROTEIN: acireductone dioxygenase-like (The sequence of the model RefSeq protein was modified relative to this genomic sequence to represent the inferred CDS: substituted 1 base at 1 genomic stop codon); this translates as MVSAWYMDDSDEDQRLDHQKNPPQPVDMKDLVTLTGVLYWKLNLDSYEEDGVLDKIKKDRGYTYEDVIEISPEKLPNYEEKLKIFFSEHLHTDEEIRFVLSGSGFFDVRDAKNDSWIRIKVEAGDLLVLPAGIYHRFTLDSLNYIKAKRFFVGEPIWTPYNRPADEMPARRDYLASVRAXLTK